A region from the uncultured Draconibacterium sp. genome encodes:
- a CDS encoding nucleoside hydrolase-like domain-containing protein, giving the protein MRKLLFLVMLMATFTIQAQENFTKPRVINTTDLGADPDDEQSMVRQLVSSNEFDIEGLIVATGCWKKKQSNTAMLDKIVDAYAEAYPNLKIHAEGFPHPDYLRSISVMGQTGYGMGDVGLGKDSPGSELIISSVDKDDHRPVWVMGWGGMNTVAQAIWKVRETRTTDELKKFLSKLRLFDILGQDDAGAWIAKNFPDVFYIRAKGVYGWAPSDEYLKEHIQSHGPLGAAYPNRKWATEGDSPSFMHVFPNGLNDPEQIDQGGWGGRFSFSKVAGIRSMSEVAKINENAEPGFDPYFMYGNTKEKGQAIKRWSEGYDNDFAARMDWSISANYQDANHHPLAVLNGDKSRQVLYIDAMAGSAIELNAGDSSDPDNDTLSYTWTFYKEPGTYSEMLEILNENSSEAQVKIPANAKNKKIHIILEVTDNGKPSLTAYRRVVISVY; this is encoded by the coding sequence ATGAGAAAACTTTTATTCCTGGTCATGTTAATGGCCACATTTACAATTCAAGCACAAGAAAATTTTACTAAACCACGTGTAATCAATACGACCGATTTGGGGGCCGACCCCGATGATGAGCAGTCGATGGTTCGGCAACTGGTAAGTTCAAACGAATTTGATATTGAAGGCTTGATAGTGGCAACAGGATGTTGGAAGAAAAAGCAAAGCAATACTGCCATGCTCGATAAAATTGTGGATGCTTATGCAGAAGCTTATCCCAACCTAAAAATTCATGCTGAAGGATTCCCTCATCCTGATTATTTGCGATCAATTTCGGTAATGGGACAAACCGGTTACGGAATGGGCGATGTTGGTTTGGGAAAAGACAGCCCGGGCTCCGAATTAATTATAAGTTCTGTTGATAAAGACGATCATCGCCCGGTTTGGGTAATGGGCTGGGGTGGCATGAATACCGTTGCACAGGCCATCTGGAAAGTTCGCGAAACACGCACAACCGATGAGTTAAAAAAGTTTCTGAGTAAACTTCGCTTGTTTGATATATTAGGACAAGACGATGCCGGTGCCTGGATTGCCAAAAACTTTCCCGATGTTTTTTATATCAGGGCTAAAGGAGTGTATGGCTGGGCTCCGTCTGACGAATATTTGAAAGAACATATTCAAAGTCACGGTCCGCTGGGTGCTGCTTACCCGAATAGAAAATGGGCTACCGAAGGCGATTCACCCTCTTTTATGCATGTTTTTCCAAACGGCTTGAACGATCCTGAACAAATTGACCAGGGAGGCTGGGGCGGCCGCTTTAGTTTTTCAAAAGTTGCCGGTATACGTAGCATGTCTGAAGTTGCAAAGATTAATGAAAATGCAGAGCCCGGTTTTGATCCTTATTTTATGTATGGAAACACAAAAGAAAAAGGTCAGGCAATAAAACGTTGGAGCGAAGGTTACGATAACGATTTTGCTGCCCGAATGGATTGGAGTATAAGTGCTAATTACCAGGATGCAAACCATCATCCGTTGGCGGTATTAAATGGCGATAAATCGCGGCAGGTTTTGTACATCGATGCAATGGCCGGCTCGGCTATCGAACTAAATGCAGGTGATTCAAGCGATCCTGACAATGACACGCTAAGTTATACATGGACTTTTTACAAAGAGCCTGGCACCTATTCAGAAATGCTTGAAATTCTGAACGAGAATTCGTCTGAGGCTCAGGTGAAAATTCCGGCCAATGCAAAAAATAAAAAGATACATATCATTCTTGAGGTCACAGACAATGGCAAGCCAAGCCTCACCGCTTACCGTCGAGTAGTTATTTCTGTTTATTAA
- the galB gene encoding beta-galactosidase GalB produces MTTTSYKAQISRLGAIYLIVLAGLAQFSCSSENKTQIVRQKLSINEGWKFYKYENVGEADELIYDVRPDLKNIQELRVADAKPTEAVDVSASQEVLKPWILPTANGFINNPKNHYVRPEGKPGANFPFVQGGFDDSAWESINLPHDWAIAGPFQKGWDSEVGGGMGRLPSNGVAWYRRKLNIATEDMDKAIYLQIDGAMSYSMVWLNGHLVGGWPYGYNSYQLDLTPYLKPGADNQLAIRLDNPNHSARWYPGGGLYRNVWLIKTNKVHVAQWGTFITTPKVSEEAATVRLKTTVKNDCKEGETVEIETAVYALSAQGVRSSTPNKVFEKQEISIAAGQKAEVISEVQLDNPKLWGPFPTQTPNLYVAITQLYKNGKLIDEYETRFGIRSLEFDPNRGVLVNGELIKIQGVNNHHDLGALGAAFNKRAAERQLEILKEMGCNAVRMAHNPPAPELLELTDSMGFLVMDEIFDSWERKKTAHDFHLIFPEWSEADARSFIRRDRNHPSIIMWSFGNEVGEQYTGAEGAAVGQRLYDIVKEEDTTRPTVVAMNFAKHDMELPKVPDVIGLNYQGEGIRWEPQFEGTDRIRTAPSYDAFHKQFPDKVILSTETASVFSSRGFYTFPVTPEISSPTRDGQGGNSELSHVSSYELYCVDFGSSPDRVFKALDTHPFVAGEFVWTGFDYLGEPTPYYNARSCYNGIIDLAGFKKDRFFLYQARWRPDFPMAHILPHWNWPGREGKITPVHVFTSGDEAELFLNGKSLGKKKKGEYEYRLRWDDVLYQPGTLKVVTYKNGKVWAEEEIRTTGEARKLTASADREIITANGNDLAFVTVKVCDEEGLMVPKSMNRIDFEISGPAEIVATDNGDQTCMTSFTSLQRKAFNGMALAIVRTQKGQPGKIILTAKSEGLETAQLEIVSK; encoded by the coding sequence ATGACAACTACATCATATAAAGCTCAGATAAGCCGGTTGGGAGCAATTTATTTAATTGTGCTTGCCGGATTGGCTCAATTCTCATGCAGTTCTGAAAACAAAACTCAAATAGTTCGCCAAAAACTATCCATAAACGAAGGCTGGAAGTTTTACAAGTACGAAAACGTTGGCGAGGCCGATGAGTTGATTTATGATGTTCGTCCTGACTTAAAAAATATTCAGGAGTTACGGGTTGCTGACGCAAAACCTACTGAAGCAGTTGATGTGTCTGCCAGCCAGGAAGTATTAAAGCCCTGGATTCTGCCAACAGCAAACGGTTTTATCAATAACCCCAAAAATCATTATGTACGGCCGGAAGGCAAGCCCGGAGCCAACTTCCCATTTGTTCAGGGTGGTTTCGACGATAGTGCATGGGAAAGTATAAACCTGCCGCACGACTGGGCTATTGCTGGTCCTTTTCAGAAAGGCTGGGACTCGGAAGTTGGCGGTGGAATGGGGCGTTTGCCCAGTAACGGAGTAGCATGGTATCGCCGAAAACTGAATATTGCAACCGAAGATATGGATAAGGCCATCTACCTGCAGATTGATGGAGCCATGTCGTACTCAATGGTTTGGCTAAACGGGCATTTGGTTGGTGGCTGGCCTTATGGCTACAACAGCTATCAACTCGACCTTACGCCATACCTTAAGCCAGGTGCCGATAATCAGTTGGCTATTCGTTTGGATAATCCAAATCATTCGGCTCGCTGGTATCCGGGCGGTGGACTGTATCGGAATGTTTGGTTGATAAAAACCAACAAAGTACATGTTGCCCAGTGGGGAACTTTTATTACAACGCCAAAAGTTTCAGAAGAAGCTGCTACAGTACGCTTAAAAACAACAGTTAAAAATGATTGTAAAGAGGGTGAAACGGTTGAAATAGAAACAGCTGTTTATGCATTAAGTGCCCAGGGAGTGAGAAGTTCAACACCGAATAAGGTTTTTGAAAAACAGGAAATTTCAATTGCAGCAGGTCAAAAAGCCGAAGTCATTAGCGAGGTTCAGCTGGATAATCCAAAACTTTGGGGGCCTTTTCCAACACAAACCCCAAACCTTTATGTGGCAATAACTCAACTGTATAAAAACGGAAAACTGATTGATGAATACGAAACACGCTTTGGCATTCGTTCGTTGGAGTTTGACCCAAACCGGGGAGTGTTGGTAAATGGCGAGTTAATAAAAATACAGGGAGTAAATAACCACCACGATTTAGGTGCTTTGGGAGCTGCATTTAACAAACGCGCTGCCGAGCGTCAACTGGAAATACTTAAAGAAATGGGCTGCAATGCCGTTCGAATGGCACACAATCCACCGGCTCCCGAATTGCTCGAATTAACCGATAGCATGGGCTTTTTGGTGATGGATGAGATTTTTGATTCGTGGGAAAGGAAAAAAACAGCTCACGACTTTCACCTGATTTTTCCCGAGTGGTCGGAAGCTGATGCCCGTTCGTTTATACGTCGCGACAGAAATCATCCCTCAATTATAATGTGGAGTTTTGGTAACGAAGTAGGCGAACAATACACCGGAGCCGAAGGTGCGGCTGTTGGCCAGCGTTTATACGATATTGTAAAAGAAGAAGACACCACGCGACCAACAGTTGTGGCCATGAATTTTGCCAAGCACGATATGGAATTGCCCAAAGTGCCCGATGTAATTGGCTTAAATTACCAGGGAGAAGGCATTCGTTGGGAGCCACAATTTGAAGGAACCGACCGTATTCGCACTGCACCGTCTTACGATGCTTTTCATAAACAGTTTCCCGATAAAGTGATTTTAAGTACCGAAACAGCTTCGGTTTTTAGCAGCCGTGGTTTTTATACCTTCCCCGTAACTCCCGAAATCAGTTCGCCAACCCGCGACGGACAAGGGGGTAACTCCGAACTCAGCCATGTAAGTTCCTACGAACTGTATTGCGTGGATTTTGGCTCAAGCCCCGACCGCGTTTTTAAAGCACTTGATACACACCCGTTTGTTGCCGGCGAGTTTGTTTGGACCGGTTTCGACTACCTGGGCGAACCAACGCCTTACTACAACGCACGCAGTTGCTACAACGGAATTATTGATTTGGCCGGCTTTAAAAAAGACCGCTTCTTTTTGTACCAGGCACGTTGGCGCCCCGATTTCCCAATGGCGCACATTCTTCCGCATTGGAACTGGCCCGGGCGCGAGGGTAAAATCACACCGGTTCATGTGTTTACTTCGGGCGATGAAGCCGAGTTGTTTTTAAATGGCAAATCGTTGGGTAAAAAGAAAAAAGGCGAGTATGAATACCGCTTGCGATGGGATGATGTGCTTTACCAACCCGGAACCTTAAAAGTGGTGACTTATAAAAACGGCAAAGTTTGGGCCGAAGAAGAAATTAGAACAACGGGCGAAGCAAGGAAGTTAACAGCATCAGCCGACCGTGAAATAATTACTGCCAACGGTAATGATTTGGCATTTGTAACCGTAAAAGTGTGTGATGAAGAAGGACTAATGGTTCCGAAATCAATGAATAGAATTGATTTTGAAATCTCGGGGCCTGCAGAAATAGTGGCCACCGATAATGGCGACCAAACCTGCATGACTTCTTTTACTTCGTTACAACGGAAAGCTTTTAATGGCATGGCGCTGGCTATTGTCAGAACTCAAAAAGGCCAGCCCGGAAAAATTATTCTTACGGCCAAATCAGAAGGTTTGGAAACGGCACAGCTGGAAATTGTTAGTAAATAA
- a CDS encoding glycoside hydrolase family 43 protein, which translates to MFRRFLIISLLLLVGFENIVNADNPIVSHRYLADPGALVYNGHVYLYCSNDDQNPYEGGYKMSSIVCVSSSDLKNWTDHGKVFQVPQDATWAIKSWAPSPVERNGKFYLYFGNGGNGIGVAIADSPAGPFTDAIDGKLVTSETPGVMPAEHMWLFDPMTFIDDDGQAYMYFGGNGENNMRVIKLNDDMISVDGKATSFKVPYFFEASWMHKYEGKYYFSYSTNPRNGMRIDYMVGDSPVDGFTYGGVVSNQPPDNNNNNHHAIFQLGGNWYQAYHNRVVAKNNGIPTGYRRNLCLDAIFHNEDGSIETMVNTVDGVQQLMHLNPFQRIEAETINEQKGIKTAVNLNGGLHLTAIGNGDWIKVKGVDFGDGAHSFTANVASGLINGEPKGGEIEIRLDEENGAVIGTLVVPYTGGLDVWKKETTVLTETSGIHDVYFKFKGDSAQQLFNFDYWQFEKNPD; encoded by the coding sequence ATGTTTAGAAGATTTTTAATCATTAGTCTATTATTACTTGTTGGTTTTGAAAATATTGTAAATGCCGACAACCCCATTGTGTCTCATCGATACCTTGCCGATCCGGGAGCATTGGTATACAATGGACACGTTTACTTGTATTGTTCAAACGATGATCAAAATCCCTATGAAGGTGGCTACAAAATGAGTTCAATTGTATGCGTTTCAAGCAGCGATTTGAAAAACTGGACCGACCACGGAAAAGTATTTCAGGTGCCACAAGATGCCACTTGGGCTATAAAAAGCTGGGCGCCATCGCCGGTTGAGCGCAACGGAAAATTTTATCTCTACTTTGGTAATGGAGGAAACGGTATTGGTGTTGCAATTGCCGATAGTCCAGCCGGCCCGTTTACAGATGCAATTGATGGCAAGCTGGTAACATCTGAAACCCCCGGAGTTATGCCCGCCGAACACATGTGGTTGTTCGACCCGATGACATTTATTGATGATGACGGGCAGGCCTATATGTATTTTGGCGGAAATGGGGAAAATAATATGCGCGTTATTAAACTTAACGACGACATGATTAGTGTTGATGGTAAAGCTACTTCGTTTAAAGTGCCTTATTTCTTCGAAGCTTCGTGGATGCACAAATACGAGGGCAAATATTATTTCTCCTATTCAACCAATCCCCGCAACGGAATGCGCATTGATTATATGGTTGGCGACTCTCCGGTTGATGGATTTACCTACGGCGGAGTAGTGTCGAATCAACCACCCGATAACAACAATAACAATCATCATGCTATATTTCAACTCGGTGGGAATTGGTACCAGGCCTACCACAATCGTGTTGTTGCAAAAAATAATGGAATACCAACTGGCTACAGAAGAAACCTTTGCTTAGACGCCATTTTTCATAACGAAGATGGAAGCATAGAAACCATGGTAAATACCGTTGATGGCGTTCAACAATTGATGCATTTAAACCCATTTCAACGCATTGAAGCCGAAACTATAAATGAACAGAAGGGGATAAAAACTGCAGTTAACCTAAACGGAGGATTGCACCTTACCGCTATCGGAAACGGAGATTGGATAAAAGTTAAAGGTGTTGATTTTGGCGATGGAGCTCATTCATTCACAGCCAATGTAGCCAGCGGTTTAATAAATGGTGAGCCCAAAGGTGGCGAAATTGAAATACGTTTGGATGAAGAAAACGGAGCAGTAATAGGAACACTTGTTGTTCCCTACACCGGAGGTTTAGATGTTTGGAAAAAGGAAACAACAGTTTTGACTGAAACAAGTGGCATACACGATGTTTATTTTAAGTTTAAAGGCGACAGTGCTCAGCAGCTTTTTAATTTTGATTATTGGCAATTTGAAAAGAACCCAGACTAA
- a CDS encoding glycoside hydrolase 43 family protein, whose protein sequence is MLNRSAQKGIGNFATLRYAVLATKWILLYVLIFFISAPGLVCKAQPNQARNPIIFADVPDISIVRVDDVYYMSSTTMHMSPGVPIMKSNDLVNWNLVNYAYDTLANVNPLNLVNGKNAYGRGSWASCIRHHNNTFYVSTFAGTTGTTYIFSTKNIENGSWDLKKFQPAYHDHTLFFDDNGKTYMIWGAGKLMITELQSDFSGIKKETEKVLIENASALVGNEVYVRAEGSQLFKHNGKYYLFNIVWPRNGMRTVLIYRADKITGPYVGRIALQDRGIAQGGLIDTPDGNWFAYLFRDYGSVGRIPYLAPVKWENDWPVIGENGKVPHLLDLPAGNGLIPGIVASDEFERKENERDLPLVWQWNHNPVNENWSVRQRKGYLRLTTNRIDNQLTQTRNTLTQRTIGPECTGSVCLDVTNMKDGDLAGLVLLQKKYGLVGVKCEKGVRKVVMINAGNEEEEIVECVPLKLNTIYLKAYCNFTDCTDLADFYYSLDGENWKRIGNQLKMSYTMPHFMGYRFGLFNHATKNIGGYVDFDFFRISQN, encoded by the coding sequence ATGTTGAACAGGTCAGCACAAAAAGGTATTGGTAATTTCGCCACATTGCGTTATGCAGTACTGGCAACAAAATGGATTTTGTTGTACGTGTTAATATTTTTTATTTCCGCACCTGGTTTAGTTTGCAAAGCACAGCCAAATCAAGCTCGTAATCCCATAATATTTGCCGATGTCCCCGACATTTCTATTGTTCGGGTTGATGATGTGTATTACATGAGCAGCACAACAATGCACATGAGTCCCGGGGTGCCAATAATGAAATCAAATGATTTGGTTAACTGGAACCTGGTAAATTACGCATACGATACATTGGCCAATGTTAATCCATTAAATTTAGTGAATGGTAAAAATGCTTACGGACGAGGTTCGTGGGCAAGCTGCATTAGGCATCATAACAACACCTTTTATGTATCAACCTTTGCCGGAACAACCGGAACAACCTATATTTTTTCTACCAAAAACATTGAAAACGGTTCATGGGATCTAAAGAAATTTCAACCTGCTTATCACGACCATACCTTGTTTTTCGACGATAACGGAAAAACATATATGATTTGGGGGGCGGGAAAATTAATGATTACTGAACTACAAAGCGACTTTTCAGGAATTAAAAAAGAAACCGAAAAGGTACTGATTGAAAATGCCAGCGCCCTGGTTGGAAACGAGGTTTATGTTCGTGCCGAAGGCTCTCAACTTTTTAAGCATAACGGAAAATATTATCTGTTTAACATTGTTTGGCCACGCAACGGCATGCGAACAGTGCTAATTTACCGGGCCGATAAAATTACGGGACCATATGTGGGGCGCATAGCTTTGCAAGACAGAGGTATCGCTCAGGGCGGACTTATTGATACTCCCGATGGTAACTGGTTTGCATATCTGTTTCGCGATTATGGTTCTGTGGGTAGAATTCCATACCTCGCGCCGGTAAAATGGGAGAACGATTGGCCGGTAATCGGAGAAAACGGAAAAGTACCCCACTTACTCGATTTACCCGCCGGTAATGGATTAATTCCCGGAATTGTGGCATCAGATGAATTTGAACGAAAAGAAAATGAACGCGACCTGCCGCTGGTTTGGCAATGGAATCATAATCCGGTGAACGAAAATTGGTCGGTACGCCAGCGAAAAGGCTATCTACGTCTTACAACCAATAGAATTGACAACCAATTAACCCAAACCAGAAATACCTTAACTCAACGCACCATCGGCCCCGAATGTACAGGCTCGGTATGCCTTGATGTTACCAATATGAAAGATGGCGATTTGGCGGGGCTTGTCTTGCTCCAGAAAAAATATGGTTTGGTGGGTGTAAAGTGCGAAAAAGGAGTCAGAAAGGTAGTAATGATTAATGCCGGTAACGAAGAGGAAGAGATTGTTGAGTGTGTTCCATTGAAACTGAATACTATTTATTTAAAAGCATATTGCAATTTTACGGATTGCACTGACTTGGCTGATTTTTATTACAGCCTGGATGGCGAAAATTGGAAAAGAATTGGCAACCAATTAAAAATGTCGTATACAATGCCACATTTTATGGGTTACCGATTCGGACTTTTTAACCACGCCACAAAGAATATAGGAGGTTATGTCGATTTCGATTTTTTCAGAATTAGTCAAAATTGA
- a CDS encoding glycoside hydrolase family 95 protein encodes MMIRIVALISVLALFIGKSINLQAQEYLKLWYDKPAEYWNEALPLGNGRLGVMVYGHPEVENIQLNENTFWSGGPSRNDNPEALKALPEIRQLIFNGKYKEAETLVNQKIKHQQLQGSRYQTIGNLKLSFPKHAKFTNYYRELNLQNAIFTTSYTVDKVEFKREVFVSEPDQVVVVKLSASKPGQLTFVADLSGPLQKSIRAIDASTLQMTGLSGSHEGVEGQVKFAAQTQIKNIGGSVTKKENKIKVTAADEVVLLISVATNFVDYKTLTANETERCKNYLSAANKKTYKQLQQNHVKAYQELFKRVSFKLETSVASSFPTDVRVKYFSKTMDPELVVLYYQFGRYLLISSSQPGGQPANLQGIWNGSTSPAWDSKYTININTEMNYWPAEKCNLSEMHEPLIQMVRDLSETGRQTAKNMYGCSGWVVHHNTDIWRISGLVDGAFWGMWPMGGGWLSQHLWERYLYTGDAQYLKSVYPIFKSACEFYQDFLIEEPKNNWLVVSPSISPENAPKGHGTSVCAGATMDNQILFDLFSKTIAAAKLLNVDNSEQKKWQKILDRLPPMQIGQHGQLQEWMEDLDDPNDKHRHVSHLYGLHPSNQISPYRTPELFNAARTTLNQRGDISTGWSMGWKVNFWARLQDGNHAFKLISDQLSLVDPSETSFSASGGTYPNLFDAHPPFQIDGNFGCTSGINEMLMQSHDGAIHLLPALPDAWSDGEIKGIKAQGGFVVDIKWRNGEFETATIQSTLGGNCRIRSYVPLKGVNLLEAKGENPNHLFAVPEVSEPLIHNQKLLKAPKIKKVYEYDIQTQAEEIISFSIKR; translated from the coding sequence ATGATGATAAGAATTGTAGCACTTATAAGCGTTTTAGCACTTTTTATTGGGAAGAGTATAAACCTTCAGGCACAAGAATATTTAAAACTGTGGTACGACAAACCGGCTGAATACTGGAATGAAGCCTTGCCTTTAGGAAACGGGCGTTTGGGAGTCATGGTTTATGGACATCCGGAGGTTGAGAACATCCAGCTAAACGAAAATACCTTTTGGTCGGGTGGCCCTTCGCGTAACGATAATCCCGAGGCATTGAAAGCATTGCCCGAAATTCGTCAGTTAATTTTTAATGGGAAATACAAGGAAGCTGAAACTCTTGTTAACCAAAAGATTAAACACCAGCAGCTTCAGGGCTCCAGGTATCAAACCATTGGGAACCTGAAATTATCCTTTCCCAAGCATGCCAAGTTTACCAATTATTATCGCGAACTGAATCTTCAAAATGCAATATTTACCACCAGCTACACTGTGGATAAAGTTGAATTTAAACGCGAGGTGTTTGTATCGGAGCCCGACCAGGTAGTGGTAGTAAAACTTTCGGCCAGCAAACCCGGACAATTAACTTTTGTGGCCGATTTAAGCGGCCCATTACAAAAAAGTATTCGGGCAATAGATGCGTCAACGCTTCAAATGACCGGACTGTCAGGAAGCCATGAGGGGGTGGAAGGACAAGTAAAATTTGCGGCTCAAACCCAAATTAAAAACATTGGAGGCAGTGTTACCAAAAAGGAGAATAAAATAAAGGTGACAGCGGCTGATGAAGTAGTACTGTTGATTTCAGTTGCAACAAATTTTGTCGACTACAAAACCTTAACGGCCAACGAAACAGAGCGCTGTAAAAATTACCTTTCTGCTGCCAATAAAAAGACTTATAAGCAATTGCAACAGAATCATGTCAAGGCTTATCAGGAATTGTTTAAGCGTGTAAGTTTTAAATTGGAAACCTCTGTGGCTTCCAGTTTCCCAACCGATGTTCGGGTAAAATACTTCTCCAAAACCATGGACCCTGAGCTAGTGGTATTGTATTATCAATTCGGAAGGTATTTGCTCATTTCTTCGTCGCAACCCGGTGGGCAACCTGCCAATTTGCAGGGCATTTGGAACGGAAGCACAAGTCCGGCATGGGACAGTAAATATACCATCAACATCAATACCGAAATGAATTACTGGCCGGCAGAAAAATGCAATTTGTCAGAAATGCACGAGCCGCTTATTCAAATGGTTCGGGACTTATCGGAAACCGGCAGGCAAACGGCAAAAAATATGTATGGCTGCAGCGGTTGGGTGGTTCACCACAATACCGATATTTGGCGAATTAGCGGATTGGTTGATGGCGCTTTTTGGGGCATGTGGCCCATGGGGGGGGGCTGGCTTTCACAGCATTTATGGGAAAGATATTTGTACACCGGCGATGCACAATACCTTAAATCGGTTTATCCTATTTTTAAATCGGCCTGCGAATTTTATCAGGATTTTCTGATTGAAGAACCCAAAAATAATTGGTTGGTTGTCAGTCCTTCAATTTCTCCGGAGAATGCACCAAAAGGACACGGCACATCAGTATGTGCAGGGGCTACCATGGACAATCAGATTCTATTCGATTTATTCTCGAAAACAATAGCTGCTGCTAAACTTTTAAATGTCGATAATTCAGAACAAAAAAAGTGGCAAAAAATACTTGACCGACTTCCACCTATGCAAATTGGCCAACACGGGCAGTTGCAGGAATGGATGGAAGACCTGGACGATCCCAACGACAAACACCGTCATGTTTCCCATTTGTACGGACTGCACCCGAGTAATCAGATTTCGCCATACAGAACACCGGAATTATTTAATGCAGCTCGTACCACATTAAATCAACGAGGCGATATTTCAACAGGTTGGTCGATGGGTTGGAAAGTAAACTTTTGGGCGCGTCTGCAGGATGGTAATCATGCTTTTAAATTAATTAGCGATCAACTTTCGCTGGTCGATCCGAGCGAGACTTCTTTTTCGGCAAGCGGAGGCACCTATCCTAATCTTTTCGATGCACATCCGCCTTTTCAGATTGATGGAAATTTTGGTTGCACATCCGGAATTAATGAAATGTTGATGCAAAGTCACGACGGAGCCATTCACCTGCTTCCGGCGCTACCCGATGCCTGGAGCGATGGAGAAATAAAAGGAATAAAAGCCCAGGGAGGATTTGTTGTAGATATAAAATGGCGAAATGGTGAATTTGAGACGGCTACCATTCAATCTACCTTGGGAGGTAACTGCCGCATTCGTTCTTATGTGCCTTTAAAGGGTGTTAACTTGTTGGAAGCAAAAGGCGAAAATCCAAATCACTTATTTGCAGTTCCCGAAGTTTCGGAACCGTTAATTCATAACCAAAAATTATTAAAAGCCCCAAAAATTAAAAAGGTTTACGAATACGATATTCAAACACAAGCGGAAGAGATTATTAGTTTTAGCATAAAACGATAA
- a CDS encoding glycoside hydrolase family 88 protein: protein MRTKDCSFNRVVLAVLALIVWGCSGSGSQTDKSIQKSAEEVGVLISNELLLRPDFMRYNTGDVYAIHYAEVCAAYGAIKLAFQLENKELANKLIEHYKKATPEYISNSKNHVDANVYGVLPLEIYKHTGDENYLSEGICFADEQWLDTLSNGLSSQTRFWIDDIYMIGCLQAQAYRATGKTIYLERAAFTLNAYINELQQANGLFYHGNNAPFYWGRGNGWVAAGFAEVLSELSSKNPYYHSILEAYKKMMHTLLQNQAEDGMWHQVINRPESFKETSCTAMFAFAMALGVKHKLLPQKAYKNACVKAWNGLQNYLNPDGKVREVCVGTGQSTKIDYYFNRPRVTGDLHGQAPLLWLASELLDE, encoded by the coding sequence ATGAGAACGAAAGATTGTAGTTTTAATAGGGTGGTACTCGCAGTGCTTGCGCTGATAGTTTGGGGCTGTTCGGGCTCTGGCAGTCAAACCGATAAATCCATACAGAAAAGCGCTGAAGAAGTGGGGGTGTTGATAAGCAACGAATTGCTTTTGCGTCCCGATTTTATGCGCTACAATACCGGCGACGTTTACGCCATTCACTACGCTGAGGTATGTGCTGCTTATGGTGCAATTAAACTGGCCTTTCAACTTGAAAATAAAGAATTGGCCAATAAACTCATCGAGCATTATAAGAAAGCAACACCGGAGTATATCTCCAACTCAAAAAATCATGTTGATGCCAATGTGTATGGTGTACTTCCACTTGAGATTTATAAGCACACCGGAGATGAAAACTATTTGTCCGAAGGAATTTGTTTTGCCGACGAGCAGTGGTTAGATACCTTGTCCAACGGTCTTTCATCACAAACACGGTTTTGGATTGATGATATATACATGATTGGCTGTTTGCAGGCACAAGCCTACCGAGCCACAGGGAAAACAATTTATTTAGAGCGAGCAGCATTCACGCTAAACGCATATATTAACGAACTTCAACAAGCTAATGGCTTGTTCTATCATGGCAATAATGCGCCATTTTATTGGGGCAGGGGCAATGGCTGGGTAGCCGCCGGTTTTGCCGAGGTACTTTCTGAACTTTCTTCAAAAAATCCATATTATCATTCAATTTTGGAAGCCTATAAAAAAATGATGCATACCTTGTTACAAAACCAGGCCGAAGACGGAATGTGGCACCAGGTAATTAACCGGCCGGAATCATTTAAAGAAACATCCTGTACAGCCATGTTTGCGTTTGCAATGGCGCTTGGCGTGAAACATAAATTATTACCTCAAAAAGCATATAAAAATGCCTGTGTTAAGGCGTGGAATGGCCTGCAAAACTACTTAAACCCGGATGGCAAAGTACGAGAAGTTTGTGTCGGAACCGGGCAAAGTACTAAAATTGACTATTACTTTAACCGGCCAAGAGTTACAGGAGATCTGCACGGACAGGCGCCACTGTTGTGGTTAGCCAGCGAACTGCTTGATGAATAA